A genomic region of Candidatus Flexicrinis proximus contains the following coding sequences:
- a CDS encoding DUF485 domain-containing protein — translation MKHEPAPEMGHDAATAFKTRLGLILFAIYGLVYVGFVAINTFSPGTMGQIVLAGLNLAVVYGFGLIILAIVMGLIYNIICSRAEDRMNHRTPEE, via the coding sequence ATGAAACACGAACCCGCACCCGAAATGGGTCATGATGCCGCCACAGCCTTTAAGACGCGGCTTGGCCTCATCCTGTTTGCGATCTATGGTCTGGTCTATGTCGGCTTTGTAGCCATCAACACCTTCAGCCCAGGCACGATGGGCCAGATTGTGCTGGCTGGTCTGAACCTGGCGGTTGTCTATGGTTTCGGACTGATCATCCTGGCGATCGTCATGGGGCTGATCTACAACATCATTTGCAGCCGCGCCGAAGACCGTATGAACCATAGAACGCCAGAGGAGTAA